Below is a genomic region from Romeriopsis navalis LEGE 11480.
AGGATCGACTTGCCAAGAATTGCGGGGTATTGGCTCGCCACATTACCTCAAAATCACCCCGCAGTTCAATTAACAATTTGCCCAATCGTTAATCGAGATCTTGAATTATGAAATTGCTCTATCGTGGTATCGCTTACGAAATCAACGGTCAGTCTGGCCCACGCTCCAAGGCCATTGAACCGGCGATTCAATCCCAAAAAAATTGCCGCTATCGAGGTAGTACGTACAGACGTCAGACTCAGCGACAGCCAGAAGCCCATCTAGCCGCTGTCTCGACTACTACGCTGATGTATCGCGGCCACAGCTATGAACGCCAACTGCCCGCTTTTAGCATGGAGCAGCCGTTGCCTGCCCTTCGGTCAGACTGGCAGTTGCATCCTCAGGCATAGGGCGTTCATATACTTCGAGGTAGTTTTAAATATTACCCCCTACCTCGAAGTCATCTCAAAATTCAATCAAGTTATTTCGTGCTCAGTCAGGAGATCGTCGTGCGTAGACAAATCATGCAAGTGCAGGCCGTGGAGCATAACGTCCCAGCAACATTGATCGATTCGAGTGGGGTGATCACGTTAGGCGGGTTCATCATCGTCTTCCAACTCGCATTAATCATTATTCTGGCACGCCGCCAATCACAGCAGCGATCGACCAAAGCGCATCTCATTCATTTAGAGCGATCGTGGCAACTGAAACCCTCGCACAATCCCCACTACAACTAACGTTCATCACTGCATTACGCCAGTGACAACACACTTAATAAATTTATAATTTGAAGAATGTTCATGCAATTAACTCACAATATTGACACCAAGCACATTGATACCAACCTCGACCTAGCTCTGCTCCGCGAAGGCGATCGTGGATCAAATGTTGCACAACTTCAGGCCCGACTGGCCGCGCTGGATCTCTACCAAGGTGAGATTACTGGCTATTTTGATTCAGCGACCAGACAATCCCTAGAGTCATTCCAGCGCACGTATGAATTGGATGAATATGGCTGTTTTGGGACGGAAACTTGGTATGCCATGACATTCTGGAGTCAAGAGACCGCATTCCCCTCGATCAAATTATGGGTTAAACGCAGCATGCAATTGCTGCATGATCAGCTACATACAACATATCGCTTGATTTACCGAGGCTGAGCGGATGAGGGCAACCGGCCGCGAAAACTGCATATTCCCAACTGCCCCTGACGTAGGTAGTCGTGGTGTAAGGAGAAATGAGCGGCGATGCAAATCCAGCTACAGTGCGCGACATGTGGCAATGCGGCGGCAAACTATGCCCCCCACCGACCCGAATTTATTGCGGTTGGCTATCAAGACAATATTGAATGGTCACAGGCCCATCGCAAAATTCCAGCCAAGCAGGGTCGCAACGATTGGCCCCGATCGCAGCGCACACCGAATATCAATGAAAAATGCGTCATTCTAGCCAAGCATCCCTTCCACGAGACCTTGGGTGGGGAATTCTGGGTGTTTTACGAACCAATCGATGCCCGGCTCAACGGCTGGGATGACAGCCTCGCCGATATTCAGCAAGCGGCTTTTGTTAAATGTCGGATAACCAAGATTCTTCGCCAATCAGCCAAAACGGCCTGGCTGCAAATTCGCGTTATCGATCGCATCTACCTGCATCAAGCGATCAGCCAGATTCCGGCACAGTCTGAAACAGAGTGTTTTCTTGATCACACCTTCGGCAATCGAGGCTGTGGCAGCAATACCTTGGGAGAGTGGCAATATTGCTACGGCAGCACTGAAGGCGATGTGGGTCACTGGATGATTTTGCGCCAGGTACAGCAGCAGGTTCATCTGATTGCCTATGGCGAATGGTCATTTCACCAAGCGACGGCCTATCTGGGAAATCTCGTGCTATCAGAAAGTACATGCCGGGTTTTAACAGAACGCTATAGGCAGTAGGATCAATGGGTAAAAAGATATTCGCGCGATTTAGCAATTCCCATGGTTCAAACGCCCAACGCTCCAACATTTAAACAACGCATGGCATTGCGACGGGGATGGACAGTGTCAATCGACATCCATGCCCCGAGAGCGTTGGTATGGGAACAAGTCACAGATTTTGCCGCTTACGCCGAGTGGAATCCCTTTGTCCTAGAAGCTGAGGCGGAGTTTGAAGTTGGCAAATCAATTCAATTTTTAGAAGAGCTCCAGGAGTTTGGGCAACATTGGCTGGCGGCGAAATTCTTAGCGATCGACCCACCGAATGAATTTGTTTGGCAGGGGCATTTTAAGGCAGCGTTGCTGTTTCAAGTGCGGCACAGTTTCAAATTTGAAGCCTTGGGTAATCATCGCACCCGGTTTACACAAGTCCATCAGCACTCTGGCATCCTAATCCCCTATCTTGCCTGGAAGGGCATTTATATCCGCTCACATCAAGGCTATATGGCCTTCAACCAAGCCCTAAAAAGACGCTGTGAGGAGCTTGCGGCGGCTCGATCTGTATAGTTCGCCGCATCAATGCAGAATTCCATCATAGGATCAACGCACATTGGTTAGGCTAACTTTTAGTCACGACCGTAAATTTTCACTCCGCCGATTACCTCATGTCTAACTTGCAACAAATCTGGGATAACCACCACTTCTACAGCGGCAGCGACGATCCGCGCATCGCGACTACAGTTGAAGCAATCAAAGGGGCGATCGTCACCCTGGCTGAAAACTGCACCCCCTTCGACCAATACATCGAAACGGCGGAAACTATCCCAGTCGAGCAGTTTGACACGCTACTGGAGCTGGTTCGCACAGCGCATCAACAGCGCACAGACATCTGGAAGGACATGGGCAACCTGCGGACGTTCATTACCTCAATTCTCAGCGTTGATGCCCAAGATACTCACGCCCGCGAATGGAAACCAACATTGCAGCAGTTGGGCGCGGAAATGAGTCAGGCGACCAAAGCCTTGGATGTGTTTCTGACCCGTGCCCATGACAACTTCATCCAGCACGTAATCAGCGACCCGGTGCTAGAAGAGCTAAGTTTCGCGATCCAGCATCAGCGTCAGCTTAAAGATCAATTACTCAGTTTGGCGGAAGAGAAACTCGTTACGGGCCTCGGAGTCACGGGCTTACAAGCCTGGGGCAACCTCTATACCGAACTTGCTGGCAGTCTCCAATGCACGGTCAATGACACACAAATTGGTCTAGCAAAAGCCTTTAACCTCCAAAGTTCTCCCGATCGCCCCACCCGCGCGGCCGCCTGGCAAGGGGTCCAAACCGCCTGGGAAACCCAATCTAGTACCGCTGCTTCAATTCTTAATGCGATCAATGGTTGGCGACTGGAGGAAACCAAACAACGCGGCCGCACCCGCACCCTGCACTACCTCGATCAAAGCTGCCACACGAGCCGCATCGATCGCGCCACCCTCGATGCCATGATGGCCGCAACTTATCAACGACGATCGATCGGGCAACGCGCTTTAAACACCATGGGTCAAGTCTTAAACATAGACGCGATGCAACCTTGGGATTTGTTCGCGCCACCGCCCGTTAGTGGTGAAGCCGAGGTGATCAGCTATGAAGATGCGATCGACATGATCGCCAAGGCCTTCCGGCAGCTGACGCCGGCCATGGGTGACTTTGTGGTGATGATGGCGGAAAAGGGCTGGATTGATGCCAAGCCGACTCCAAATCGCGCCACTGGGGCTTATTGCGGTGGGTTTTCGGAACCGCGTGAACCCCGGATCTTCATGACCTATGAGGGCACCATGACCAATGTCCTAACCCTCGCCCACGAACTCGGTCACGCTTGGCATAGCTGGGTCATGCGCGATCTACCCCGCTACAAAACCTACTACTCCATGACGTTAGCCGAAACGGCGAGTATTTTTGGCGAGACACTGGTGCGGGATGCGCTGTTTGCCCAAGCCAAAACAACGGAACAAAAGCTGGGAATTGCTTGGGAAGACGGTTCGGCAGCGGCAACATTTTTGTTGAATATTCCGGCCCGATTTACGTTTGAGCAAAAGCTGGTGGAACGCCGCAAGCAAGGATTTGTGATTGCCGATACGCTCAAAACGATGATGGGCGATAGCTGGCAGCATTGGTATGAGGACAGTTTAGCCAGTTACGATGAGATGTTCTGGGCCAGTAAGTTACATTTTTCGATGGCGGGCCTAAGTTTTTATAACTATCCTTACCTATTTGGCTATTTGTTTAGTTTAGGCATTTACGCCCAGAAGGAACGTTATGGGGAGGCATTTAATGAACTATATACAAACCTATTGCGCGACACAGGCAGCATGACGGCGGAAAATTTGGTGCAGCAGCATCTCCAACAAGACATTCGGCAACCAGCATTTTGGCAGGCCAGTTTGGATATTGTCGATCGAGGTGTGAGCCGTTTGGAGGCATTAGCGATGTAGTTCGCGGCATTGAATATATCGGCAGTGCCCGATGTCGTTCAGCCCAGGTGTAACTTCGTAAGGGGTGGTGCGCTTGGGTATGTGATGGATATGCACAATCAGCATTACCAGAAGGCACAAACGTGGAATCAATACCAGCGACGTGGTCTGTGAGGCAGAAGCTTTGAGGCTGCACAACAGAAGGCCGCAAACTCAGACAGGCGATCGCAGTGGCGATGAGACAAATTTGCCGCAATCCCACGATATGATGAGCAACGCCGCACCATCATTCGTTTTGTATGCAGTTTGTTTTTATCCTGGTCGAACCCGAAGAAGCCCCTAACGTCGGCGCTGCTGCCCGCGCATTGAATGTCATGGGCCATACCGATTTACGGTTTGTCCGGCCCAAGGCCGACCATCTCAGCGAGAAAGCTCGGGTATTAGCCCACGGTTCCCAGCACGTCCTCGAAGCGGCAACGGTCTACGACGACCTTAAAGATGCGCTCCACGACATTGATCTGGCTTGCGCCACGACAGCGCGGCACCGTTTAGAGAAACATCACTACGTCTCAATTCGGGAATTGCCCCAGGTGTTAAACGAGAAAGGTGACAGTTTACAAACGGTGGCGATCGTCTTCGGGGGAGAACGATCGGGCCTGAATCGCCAAGATATTGCCCTCTGTGACATCCTCACCACCATTCCCCAAAGCTGCACTTATCCGTCGCTCAACTTAGCTCAAGCCGTGATGGTCTTGAGCTTTGTGTTTTCCGAAGCCCAAACCGAGGTGCAAATCGCCGACCAACGGCTAAACAGTGAGGAGATGCCACCGGCACAGTATGGCAGTCTGAAAGATTCGACATTACAGCTCATGGATCGCATTGGCCTAAACGATCGCTACAAAACCTACGTCATGAAAGGGCTAGCCAGATTGAAGTATGAGGATTTATATTTACTGCATAATCTGCGATCGAGCATCGATCGGGCTTTAGACAAGGCAGAAGGCAAGCCATCATCCGATGGAAAGTCGTGAATAAATCGCTTGCCAACACATAGTCATAAATCAATGGATGACTGAAAAATCAGCGCATTCAACTGATATATACTATTACAGTCAGCCGATCATGCGATCGGCGACCAAATCCCAACGTGAATCCGAAAGGTTGATTTGGCATTACGCGAACATCACCGCGACTTTTGATCAATCTTTAAGTGACTCAATCACCTGTACTGAAGGAGAATCCCGATGCCAGATATTGTCGATATTGCCGTCAGTGACGAGAGTTTCTCCACCCTAGTCGCCGCAGTTCAAGCTGCCCATTTAGTCGATGCCTTAAAAAGCGCTGGGCCATTTACCGTATTTGCGCCCGTCAATGCTGCATTTGAGAAATTGCCACCGGGCACCGTCCAAACCTTGGTCCAAAATCCGCCACAGTTGGCCCGCATTCTGAAATACCATGTCGTGTCGGGAAAATATAGCAGCGCCGATTTAGCGAGTCTTACCGAAATCGCTTCCCTCGAAGGCACGATGATTAAACTCAACCTCAAAGCGAACGAAGTCAAAAACGCCAATGTGATTGCGCCTGACATTGAGGCTGATAATGGAATGATTCACGTAATCGATCAAGTTATCCTCATGGGGCCATAGCAAAATCCCAGATACAGAAATCGGGTGGTTGCCACCAAACACAACCACCCGATCATCATCCGAAAATCAAATTACACTAACGATATTCTTGATTCTGAATATCCTTCAGCCTTGCCTCGGGCCGTAGCATCCGGTCCATTTGCGCTTCAAAGAATTCGCGATTCGCTTGCAGATGCTCTGGATTTGGGTCATCCAGAGAATAGCGCAGCGCCGTCCGCAACGCCTGAATCACCGCCGACGTGACGCAATACATCGATCGTTGAAAACTCACGGTGAGTTGAATCAACGTATCATCTTCACCCCGGCAATGCTGCTTATAATAATCGACTAAATACTCCGGCAGAAAATGCAGCATATCCTGCGCCAGCAACGTTGGCGGAATCCCTGCTGTGCCAACCGGGAACGGATCGGCGTAGAGAATGCCATAGTGAAAGTCCTGCTGCTGACTCGGCACTTCATCAGCTTGGGCGTTATAGGACTTGGTACCGCGAAACGGTGTGGTGCGATAAAAAATCGCTTCCACATAGGGCAACGCCGCTTCGTACAACCAAGTAAAGCCCTTCGATTTGGGAATCACTTCAAAGCATTCACCATCGATATAAACATGGTGATAGATCGGCCGACCGGCCACTGCAAAAATCCCATTCACCAGGAAATTCATCGCTTCGGGCACACTGGTGATTTTGCCCTCATCGTAGAGGTCCGACATTTCAAAAAACACCGGGGCCATCACTTCCCAAAACAACCCCAGGTTGGCGTAGTAGGACGACTGCCGACATTGTTCCAAGAACATATCAGGGAACAGCTTATACAAGCCCAACATCACCGGATTGCGCTTAAAGTAAGCCTTGATTGCCCGATCGGCATTCTGCTTGTACTCATCTGAATCAAGATAAGCATCAAACTGATTCCACGGCGCATACATGCCGCGATGCCACAGCATGGAGCGCATACAGGCTTCAGCAAACTCCATATTGACCCGATCGTGCCACAGGTGATGCATCCAGCGGGGGAGTTTCCGCTTCAGTTCCCCTTGTTCAATAAAGTCTTTTAACTCGGGATGCGCTTCCGCTCCGCCCCGCCAGATCCGCAGATCGGCATCATCACCCGCGTAATGGTTATGCCGCTTCAGGTAATCATCCGAGATAAAGTACTTGAAAAACGGTAGCGGCTGGAGAAACACCTGCTCGCCGATATAGAGCAAATCCCGCCAGTAAAAATCCATCGGCACGGCATAAGCTTTATAAATACCGATGATTTGCATCAGATTTTCCGGCGTATCCGGCAGCATTGCCCCACCCGCTTCGAGCCGATGCACAATGTCAGCTAAAGGATGCTTTGAAGGGGGTAACGTTGCCTTAGAAGTCACAGCCATAGCAAGAATCCGAGTCAGGAGTAAGGTGAACTAATCAGTCAGGTATACAAAATCAGCCAGGTAAACAAACTAGGTGGACTAACGCTAAGTGAACTAATCCAACATGGGTGCCGTTGCGATCGGCGCAGCCGATAGTGCCTTAGTCACATCAAGTGCCGTCGTGACATCAAGCACCTTCGTGGCATCAAAGACATTGGCCACATCCGCACCGCGCGGGTAAGCCCCAGTCACAATCTTGTTCGAGGTTGATTCTGTCCACTTCACGACCCATGTGGGTTGAATTCCCAGAATCACAATGATCGCCGCCAGTCCCAACGCGGGCAGGGATTCACGGCGCGTCACGACGGGATAGTAAGCACTTTGACTATCCAACCGCCCAAAGCAAGTCCGATTCAACAAAATCACAAAGTAAACCGCCGTCAGAATCGTGCCGAAGATACAAACGATCGTCGCCGCCGGATAAATCGGATAGCTCCCCTGAAACACCATAAATTCCGAAATAAAGCCCAACATACCCGGAATTCCCGCACTGGCCATCGCCGCCAAAATCATCAGACTAGCAATCAGCGGCAAACCCCGCACCGGGTTGAGCAAACCATTCAAAGCCTTCAGGTCACGGGTACCGACTTTCGATTCGATAATCCCCACCAGATAAAACAACAGGCCCAAAATCAAGCCGTGGGACACCATCTGGGTAATCACGCCCACCATACTCAGACTGGTCAGCGCCGCCGAGCCGAGCATGATATAGCCCATATGCCCGATCGAGCTATAGGCCACCATCCGCTTAATGTCCTGCTGGGCGATCGCCGCCATCGCCCCGTACACCACCGAGGCCGCCGCAATCACCGACATAATCGGCGCAACCGAGGCCCAGGTTTCAGGGAACATGCCGATCGCAAACCGCACCAGACCATAGGTACCCAGCTTCGACAGAATTCCACCCAGCATGATCGACACCGGCGCAGAAGATTCAACGTAAGCATCGGGCAACCAGGAATGCAGCGGCACTAAAGGAATCTTGATTCCAAACCCTACGAGCAACATGCCCAACAGCACTAGCTGCACATTACGCGGTAGATCGCGCGTATTGATCTGGCTATATTCAAAGCTATTGCCCTGGGTCAACCAGTTAACCGAAAGAAACGCCGCCAACAGAATAATGCCGGATAAGGCCGTATAGATCAGAAACTTGGTGGCTGCATATCCCCGCCGTTCACTACCCCAAATCACAATCAGCAAGTAAAACGGAATTAGCTCAATCTCATAGAACAGGAAGAACAAGAGCAAATTCTGGGCCAAAAATGCGCCCATCACCCCAGCGTTAGCCAGAAATAAGAGACTGTAGAACAATCGCGGTCGCGGCAGCTCCTGACCGGGTTTCAGACCAATATTGGCATTGAAGGCCAAGACCAGCGTCAGCACATTCACCAACCCAATCAGGGGCAGCGACAAGCCATCTACCGCCAGACTAAAGGTCAGCCCCAACTGCGGCAGCCACGGTAGGGATGTCGCTAGCTGAAACGCGGGCTGTTTTAAGTCAAATTGGCTAAAGATACCAATCGTCAGACTACACATCGTCAGCGCAATGACGATCGCCCCTTGGCGCAACTGGGCATGACTCAATTGACCGGGATAAAACCCCAGCACCAGTGCGCCCAGCAGCGGGACGAGAACTAATAAACTCAATAACATTAGGGTCGCTCCTGATTACGGCTGGATGACGGATAAATTGGATAGCAGGGGCAGACTGAGCCACAGCCCAATCACCGTTAACCCAAGGAGAATCGTCAGAATGTAAAACTGCGATTGGCCCGATGTGCTGTATTTCAGGCTTTGGCCACTCACCAGCGTCGCCAGTCCGAAGAAATTAGCGATTCCATCAATCAGGTATTGATCAAACCAATTAACCAACTTGGAGAAGAGGGACACAACCAACACAACGGTATTGCGATATAGCTGCGGCGTATAGAAATCGTAGGCAAACAAATCTTGCAGTCCGGGCCAAGGCAAGCGCACCGGCTTCTGGACAAAATTCCCCAGATAAATCGCCGCAGCCCCACCAATCCCCGTCAGCGTGCTCCAAATCACCACCAAGGCAATGCCTTTATCCAGCGATAGCCAATCCGGCAGGAGGCCCACAACGGACAAGAGAATCGGCACATGCAGCATAAAGCCAGTAGTCACGACCATCGGCAGAGCCATCGGCCAATGGACCTCCGGACAACGCTCCGACATTTGACCCGGTTGGCCCAGGAAGACCCGACAGAATAACCGCGTGAAGCTAAAGCTCAGGAACAGATTGACCGCCAGCACCACGAAACATAACGGTGAATGGCTAGCCCAAAGGTCTTCAACCAATCGCAAAATCGCCCAGAAGCCACCAAAGGGCGGCAGTGCCACTAAACCGGCGGCTCCGATCGCCAAGCTAATTCCCGAAATCGGTCGCCGCGACCATAATCCCCCGAGCTGCGTCACATCCTGGGTCACACTATTCCAGATCACAGCGCTACTACTCATCACCATCAGGGCCATGCCCAAGGCATGGGTAACGCTCAGGAGCAAGGCAGCCTGAGTATGGCCCGTTCCTACTGCGATAAACACCAAGCCCATATAAGCGCTGGTGGGATAGGACAGGTTACGCTTAATGTCCACCTGGGCAATCGCGATTAACGCACCACCGACCGCCGTAATCGAACCAATCACCAAAGTGGCAGTTCTCACAGGTGGAGAGAGGGATAAAACGGGCTGCAATTTCACGACGACCCAAGCGCCGACCTGCACGACGATCGCATTCCGCAAAATCGTACCGGGCACCGGGCCTTCCATTGCTTCATCCAGCCACAAATGCAGCGGGAACTGGGCGCATTTACCCATCGGTCCAAACAGCAGGGCAAAGCCGAGCAGTCCCATCAAAGTCGGGTCAACGTCCGCTGTCTTGGCCCATTCCGCGAGTTCGGTGTAGTTCCAGGTACCGGCGATCGGCAACAGCGCCACCACACCCATCAACAGGAATAGATCGCCAATCCGTTTGGTCAGAAAGGCATCCCGAGCGCCCGTCACCACGAGGGATTGGTTAAACCACAAGCCAACGAGCAAGTACGTCCCGAGGGTCAGCAGCTCCAGCGCGATATAGCTAAAGAACAGCGAATCGGTCAACACCAAGAAATTCATTCCGGCTTCAAAGAACGCCATCAAGGAAAAGAAGCGCGCCCAGCCCCAATCCA
It encodes:
- a CDS encoding DUF4278 domain-containing protein, with the protein product MKLLYRGIAYEINGQSGPRSKAIEPAIQSQKNCRYRGSTYRRQTQRQPEAHLAAVSTTTLMYRGHSYERQLPAFSMEQPLPALRSDWQLHPQA
- a CDS encoding peptidoglycan-binding domain-containing protein, which codes for MQLTHNIDTKHIDTNLDLALLREGDRGSNVAQLQARLAALDLYQGEITGYFDSATRQSLESFQRTYELDEYGCFGTETWYAMTFWSQETAFPSIKLWVKRSMQLLHDQLHTTYRLIYRG
- a CDS encoding SRPBCC domain-containing protein, translated to MVQTPNAPTFKQRMALRRGWTVSIDIHAPRALVWEQVTDFAAYAEWNPFVLEAEAEFEVGKSIQFLEELQEFGQHWLAAKFLAIDPPNEFVWQGHFKAALLFQVRHSFKFEALGNHRTRFTQVHQHSGILIPYLAWKGIYIRSHQGYMAFNQALKRRCEELAAARSV
- a CDS encoding M3 family oligoendopeptidase — its product is MSNLQQIWDNHHFYSGSDDPRIATTVEAIKGAIVTLAENCTPFDQYIETAETIPVEQFDTLLELVRTAHQQRTDIWKDMGNLRTFITSILSVDAQDTHAREWKPTLQQLGAEMSQATKALDVFLTRAHDNFIQHVISDPVLEELSFAIQHQRQLKDQLLSLAEEKLVTGLGVTGLQAWGNLYTELAGSLQCTVNDTQIGLAKAFNLQSSPDRPTRAAAWQGVQTAWETQSSTAASILNAINGWRLEETKQRGRTRTLHYLDQSCHTSRIDRATLDAMMAATYQRRSIGQRALNTMGQVLNIDAMQPWDLFAPPPVSGEAEVISYEDAIDMIAKAFRQLTPAMGDFVVMMAEKGWIDAKPTPNRATGAYCGGFSEPREPRIFMTYEGTMTNVLTLAHELGHAWHSWVMRDLPRYKTYYSMTLAETASIFGETLVRDALFAQAKTTEQKLGIAWEDGSAAATFLLNIPARFTFEQKLVERRKQGFVIADTLKTMMGDSWQHWYEDSLASYDEMFWASKLHFSMAGLSFYNYPYLFGYLFSLGIYAQKERYGEAFNELYTNLLRDTGSMTAENLVQQHLQQDIRQPAFWQASLDIVDRGVSRLEALAM
- a CDS encoding TrmH family RNA methyltransferase; the protein is MQFVFILVEPEEAPNVGAAARALNVMGHTDLRFVRPKADHLSEKARVLAHGSQHVLEAATVYDDLKDALHDIDLACATTARHRLEKHHYVSIRELPQVLNEKGDSLQTVAIVFGGERSGLNRQDIALCDILTTIPQSCTYPSLNLAQAVMVLSFVFSEAQTEVQIADQRLNSEEMPPAQYGSLKDSTLQLMDRIGLNDRYKTYVMKGLARLKYEDLYLLHNLRSSIDRALDKAEGKPSSDGKS
- a CDS encoding fasciclin domain-containing protein — encoded protein: MPDIVDIAVSDESFSTLVAAVQAAHLVDALKSAGPFTVFAPVNAAFEKLPPGTVQTLVQNPPQLARILKYHVVSGKYSSADLASLTEIASLEGTMIKLNLKANEVKNANVIAPDIEADNGMIHVIDQVILMGP
- a CDS encoding CO2 hydration protein; protein product: MAVTSKATLPPSKHPLADIVHRLEAGGAMLPDTPENLMQIIGIYKAYAVPMDFYWRDLLYIGEQVFLQPLPFFKYFISDDYLKRHNHYAGDDADLRIWRGGAEAHPELKDFIEQGELKRKLPRWMHHLWHDRVNMEFAEACMRSMLWHRGMYAPWNQFDAYLDSDEYKQNADRAIKAYFKRNPVMLGLYKLFPDMFLEQCRQSSYYANLGLFWEVMAPVFFEMSDLYDEGKITSVPEAMNFLVNGIFAVAGRPIYHHVYIDGECFEVIPKSKGFTWLYEAALPYVEAIFYRTTPFRGTKSYNAQADEVPSQQQDFHYGILYADPFPVGTAGIPPTLLAQDMLHFLPEYLVDYYKQHCRGEDDTLIQLTVSFQRSMYCVTSAVIQALRTALRYSLDDPNPEHLQANREFFEAQMDRMLRPEARLKDIQNQEYR
- a CDS encoding NADH-quinone oxidoreductase subunit M, which translates into the protein MLLSLLVLVPLLGALVLGFYPGQLSHAQLRQGAIVIALTMCSLTIGIFSQFDLKQPAFQLATSLPWLPQLGLTFSLAVDGLSLPLIGLVNVLTLVLAFNANIGLKPGQELPRPRLFYSLLFLANAGVMGAFLAQNLLLFFLFYEIELIPFYLLIVIWGSERRGYAATKFLIYTALSGIILLAAFLSVNWLTQGNSFEYSQINTRDLPRNVQLVLLGMLLVGFGIKIPLVPLHSWLPDAYVESSAPVSIMLGGILSKLGTYGLVRFAIGMFPETWASVAPIMSVIAAASVVYGAMAAIAQQDIKRMVAYSSIGHMGYIMLGSAALTSLSMVGVITQMVSHGLILGLLFYLVGIIESKVGTRDLKALNGLLNPVRGLPLIASLMILAAMASAGIPGMLGFISEFMVFQGSYPIYPAATIVCIFGTILTAVYFVILLNRTCFGRLDSQSAYYPVVTRRESLPALGLAAIIVILGIQPTWVVKWTESTSNKIVTGAYPRGADVANVFDATKVLDVTTALDVTKALSAAPIATAPMLD
- a CDS encoding NAD(P)H-quinone oxidoreductase subunit F, which produces MSHPLVQSMWLIPLYTMLGAALSFFLFSGITRRTGPRPAGYLNIVMTLTAFIHSSIALIYAWDAPAVDFSVPWLNVASLDLSIPFHIDAAAITACVVITGLNLMAQVFAMGYLEMDWGWARFFSLMAFFEAGMNFLVLTDSLFFSYIALELLTLGTYLLVGLWFNQSLVVTGARDAFLTKRIGDLFLLMGVVALLPIAGTWNYTELAEWAKTADVDPTLMGLLGFALLFGPMGKCAQFPLHLWLDEAMEGPVPGTILRNAIVVQVGAWVVVKLQPVLSLSPPVRTATLVIGSITAVGGALIAIAQVDIKRNLSYPTSAYMGLVFIAVGTGHTQAALLLSVTHALGMALMVMSSSAVIWNSVTQDVTQLGGLWSRRPISGISLAIGAAGLVALPPFGGFWAILRLVEDLWASHSPLCFVVLAVNLFLSFSFTRLFCRVFLGQPGQMSERCPEVHWPMALPMVVTTGFMLHVPILLSVVGLLPDWLSLDKGIALVVIWSTLTGIGGAAAIYLGNFVQKPVRLPWPGLQDLFAYDFYTPQLYRNTVVLVVSLFSKLVNWFDQYLIDGIANFFGLATLVSGQSLKYSTSGQSQFYILTILLGLTVIGLWLSLPLLSNLSVIQP